One part of the [Pantoea] beijingensis genome encodes these proteins:
- a CDS encoding DUF333 domain-containing protein, translating into MKAISLFIAAITLTACASEAPQKNPIGMANPASVYCEQQGGKLDMADTETGTAGYCTLPSGEKVEEWALYHRDHR; encoded by the coding sequence ATGAAAGCAATCTCATTATTCATCGCAGCGATCACTCTGACTGCCTGCGCATCAGAAGCGCCCCAAAAAAACCCTATCGGTATGGCAAACCCCGCCTCGGTCTACTGTGAGCAACAGGGCGGTAAGCTTGATATGGCAGATACGGAGACAGGAACAGCGGGTTATTGCACCCTTCCTTCCGGTGAAAAAGTGGAAGAGTGGGCGCTATACCACCGCGACCACCGCTAA
- the msrB gene encoding peptide-methionine (R)-S-oxide reductase MsrB yields MLNRRQFLLSSGGIVAVGWVAGHMPSLFAANTAPATMPDVEKFDITHTERQWREQLTAGQYFILREAGTEIPYSSPLNNEHRQGIFFCAGCDLPVFSSLTKFDSHTGWPSFWQPLEKAVVKRRDITFGVVRQEVHCRRCGGHLGHVFDDGPPPTGLRYCMNGAAMLFRPDKL; encoded by the coding sequence ATGTTAAACAGACGACAGTTTTTGTTGAGCAGTGGGGGTATCGTCGCCGTGGGGTGGGTGGCAGGGCACATGCCCTCGTTGTTTGCCGCTAATACTGCGCCCGCCACGATGCCGGATGTGGAAAAGTTTGACATTACCCATACCGAAAGACAGTGGCGCGAGCAACTGACGGCCGGGCAGTATTTCATCCTGCGTGAAGCAGGCACCGAAATTCCCTACTCCAGCCCGCTAAATAACGAACATCGGCAGGGTATTTTTTTCTGTGCGGGGTGCGACCTTCCGGTTTTTTCCTCGCTGACGAAATTTGACAGTCACACGGGCTGGCCCAGTTTCTGGCAGCCGCTGGAAAAAGCGGTAGTGAAACGGCGTGATATCACATTTGGTGTGGTACGTCAGGAAGTACATTGCCGCCGCTGCGGCGGTCATTTAGGGCATGTCTTTGATGATGGCCCGCCGCCAACCGGGCTGCGTTACTGCATGAATGGCGCAGCGATGCTGTTCAGGCCGGACAAACTATAA
- a CDS encoding fimbrial protein, which translates to MLMTTTRKTTAVRHIAKSAVLTIALSALPLLAQADTSKARVTIKGTILANTCEIANGESIDLGAINQLQFRAALYKAKEQKVITLEKCGTEAKNVKVVVRNIGNNSANSSEAAVGVEVVLFNGNKELVMNQESDAITLKKEGKLNTIVLAPALRMDMNTFKSGRFESAIDLDITYP; encoded by the coding sequence ATGTTAATGACAACTACCCGGAAAACGACTGCCGTGCGTCACATCGCTAAATCGGCCGTGCTGACTATTGCCCTGTCAGCTTTACCGCTGTTGGCGCAGGCTGATACCAGCAAGGCAAGAGTTACCATTAAGGGAACGATACTTGCAAACACCTGTGAAATTGCTAACGGCGAATCGATAGATTTGGGTGCTATCAACCAGCTTCAGTTTAGGGCAGCCCTATACAAGGCCAAGGAACAAAAGGTCATCACGCTAGAGAAGTGTGGAACAGAAGCAAAAAATGTCAAAGTCGTGGTGAGGAACATTGGCAACAACAGTGCTAATAGTTCGGAGGCCGCTGTCGGCGTTGAGGTGGTACTGTTCAATGGCAATAAAGAGCTAGTGATGAATCAGGAAAGTGATGCCATTACTCTAAAAAAAGAAGGTAAACTCAACACGATTGTGCTGGCTCCTGCATTAAGAATGGATATGAACACGTTCAAATCAGGAAGATTTGAGTCTGCTATCGACCTCGATATCACATATCCGTAA
- a CDS encoding fimbria/pilus outer membrane usher protein, with amino-acid sequence MSRIVSQRAAFSSRHRTPSTIRKVKIVLGVVTLCFLSGVARSELWVPEGVIANENLADLSAFNVSEGQLPGTYAVAIYLNGEVIGNRDIAFMPAKNAVTTDEAPLPTGRKTPFVAPHAGAIRDNTGLVPCLTRQDMQDFGLRLEKFPVLAAVSQGACLVPGNEIPDAFTEFDFGQMRLNISIPQADLSARARGDISPDRWDNGINAALLNYSVSGGERTGRYGRSSDYILHLDSGLNIEAWRLRDGRTLSYQNSRRYHVSEWQHSNTYLERAIPPFRSNLTLGDSRTENDVFDSLGFRGARLATDEEMFPDSLHGFAPVIRGMANSSAEVTVRQGGYVVYQTPVPAGPFVIRDLWAIGTSGDLEVTVKEADGSRKVFTVPYSTLPVLVREGYKKYGLTVGQLRSSSEHYQTPLFVQGELKWGLTGGVTAYGGMQLSARYQAAAAGVGINLAQVGAVSADVTHADSMLADGSHHRGQSARFLYSWRLKATDTTFNLVGYRYSTQGFHTLDETALKGMRGWLYADDRQDGGSRPVSSSYNDYYNLYSARKGRLEATVTQKISRLGSLYLTGVRENYWSGRNASASWQAGISGYVGRISYNLGGRYQQSDQHPHADKSASLFLSVPLEGLFSGQRRATGGMLNASFSLNEDNSGSVSQQTGLNGTALEEQRLGWSLSQGHSRAGRESGNVSLTYRGGKGTANMGYSYSDHYHSMDVGFNGGAILHGGGLTLGQSFYDGAALVAAKGGKGTKVSNTSGVKLDKRGYALVPWVMPYRENSLSLDVTSMPDDLDSDGASQTVIPSRGAVVRTEFMTKQGVRVLMTLLHNGKYLPFGTVVTGGTASGITGDDGQVYLSGLPPAGELKAKWGRTSAEQCSVTYQLPTHAKVSVVQLTENCR; translated from the coding sequence ATGAGCAGGATAGTTTCGCAACGTGCTGCATTTTCATCACGACACCGGACTCCTTCAACCATACGAAAAGTAAAGATAGTGCTCGGTGTGGTAACGCTGTGTTTCCTTTCTGGCGTCGCCAGAAGCGAACTCTGGGTACCGGAAGGGGTAATTGCTAACGAAAATCTGGCCGATCTTTCAGCCTTTAATGTCTCCGAAGGGCAACTACCCGGCACATATGCTGTGGCGATCTACCTGAACGGGGAGGTTATCGGTAACAGAGATATCGCGTTTATGCCTGCAAAAAACGCTGTTACAACGGACGAGGCGCCGCTTCCAACAGGGAGGAAAACTCCGTTTGTCGCGCCGCATGCCGGGGCCATACGTGATAACACCGGGCTGGTTCCCTGTCTCACCCGCCAGGACATGCAGGATTTTGGCCTCAGGCTGGAAAAATTTCCGGTACTGGCAGCGGTGTCGCAAGGGGCATGCCTCGTCCCGGGTAATGAGATCCCCGATGCCTTTACCGAGTTTGATTTTGGACAAATGCGTTTGAATATCAGCATACCTCAGGCGGATTTATCGGCGCGGGCTCGGGGGGACATTTCTCCGGACCGCTGGGATAACGGTATTAATGCAGCCCTGTTGAATTACAGCGTGAGCGGGGGAGAACGTACCGGGCGCTATGGCAGAAGCAGCGACTACATTCTGCATCTTGATAGTGGGCTGAATATTGAAGCCTGGCGCTTACGGGATGGTCGGACCCTGAGTTACCAGAATAGCCGGCGTTATCACGTCAGCGAGTGGCAGCACAGCAATACTTATCTGGAACGGGCCATTCCCCCTTTCCGCAGTAATCTGACGCTCGGTGATAGCCGAACTGAAAACGATGTATTTGATTCGCTGGGGTTTCGTGGAGCACGCCTTGCGACGGATGAAGAGATGTTTCCGGACAGTCTGCACGGATTCGCCCCGGTGATCCGGGGAATGGCCAACTCCAGCGCGGAGGTGACCGTTCGACAAGGGGGATATGTGGTGTATCAGACACCGGTGCCGGCGGGGCCCTTTGTCATCCGCGATCTCTGGGCAATCGGCACCTCCGGCGACCTTGAGGTCACGGTAAAGGAAGCAGACGGGAGCCGTAAAGTGTTTACCGTCCCTTATTCCACCTTACCGGTACTGGTTCGTGAAGGATATAAGAAATATGGCCTGACCGTGGGACAACTACGTAGCAGCAGCGAGCACTATCAGACGCCGCTGTTCGTTCAGGGAGAACTGAAGTGGGGGCTAACGGGAGGCGTGACGGCCTATGGCGGTATGCAGCTATCGGCACGTTATCAGGCGGCGGCGGCGGGAGTCGGGATCAATTTGGCTCAGGTTGGTGCGGTTTCCGCTGATGTGACTCATGCCGACAGTATGCTGGCAGACGGTAGCCATCATCGGGGGCAGTCGGCCCGTTTTTTATACTCCTGGCGTCTGAAGGCGACCGATACCACGTTTAACCTGGTTGGTTATCGCTACTCCACTCAAGGGTTTCACACGCTGGATGAAACGGCGTTGAAAGGGATGCGTGGCTGGCTCTACGCCGATGATCGTCAGGATGGCGGATCACGTCCCGTTAGCTCTTCATATAACGACTATTACAATTTGTACAGCGCCAGGAAAGGACGTCTGGAAGCGACGGTGACGCAAAAAATAAGCAGGCTCGGGTCCTTGTATCTTACCGGTGTGCGGGAGAACTACTGGAGTGGGCGCAACGCATCGGCCTCATGGCAGGCGGGAATCAGTGGTTACGTTGGCCGCATCAGTTACAACCTGGGGGGACGCTACCAGCAGTCGGATCAACATCCCCATGCGGATAAATCGGCTTCGCTTTTTCTTTCTGTTCCGCTGGAGGGGCTCTTTTCTGGCCAACGCAGAGCAACGGGCGGCATGTTAAATGCCAGTTTCAGCCTGAATGAGGATAACAGTGGGAGTGTTAGCCAACAGACTGGATTGAACGGGACGGCTCTTGAGGAACAACGACTGGGCTGGAGTTTGTCACAGGGACATAGCCGCGCTGGCCGCGAGAGCGGAAACGTTAGCCTGACATATCGCGGAGGAAAGGGGACGGCCAACATGGGATATAGCTATAGCGATCATTACCACAGTATGGACGTCGGCTTTAATGGCGGAGCAATACTGCACGGTGGTGGGTTGACGCTGGGACAATCGTTTTACGACGGTGCCGCGTTGGTTGCCGCTAAAGGCGGCAAAGGGACGAAAGTGAGCAACACATCTGGAGTAAAGCTGGATAAACGAGGATACGCCCTGGTTCCCTGGGTCATGCCGTACCGGGAAAACAGTCTGTCGTTGGATGTGACCAGTATGCCGGACGATCTTGATTCTGACGGTGCATCACAAACGGTTATACCGTCCCGGGGCGCGGTTGTCCGGACGGAATTTATGACAAAGCAGGGTGTGCGGGTACTTATGACACTGCTGCATAACGGAAAATATTTGCCATTCGGTACCGTGGTTACCGGCGGGACCGCCAGCGGTATTACCGGGGATGACGGGCAGGTGTATCTATCTGGCCTCCCTCCTGCTGGTGAACTGAAGGCAAAGTGGGGCCGAACCTCGGCAGAGCAGTGCTCGGTCACTTATCAGTTACCAACGCATGCCAAAGTGAGCGTTGTGCAACTAACGGAAAACTGCCGCTAA
- a CDS encoding fimbrial biogenesis chaperone: MGKEMNVFKIKLYGLYCILSQVNKSIIGIFIVFLLFSLSSWAGEGGISLGSTRVIYPAESKGESLSVLNSSTAKRYLIQSWVENESGNKTTDIIVTPPLYNSAPGSQNQLKIIATRPVGRPDREQLYYLNVKSIPAIDRKEMEGKNALLVTVNTKIKLFVRPKGLSLSFGEAAKKLQFYAEKNHLIAENPTPYYLTLTNIRAGGKPVTNLMIAPFSRMAIAPEAAAGVTYSVINDFGGQSEDITATVKQGP, translated from the coding sequence ATGGGTAAAGAAATGAATGTATTCAAAATTAAACTATATGGTCTTTATTGTATTCTGAGCCAGGTTAACAAATCTATAATCGGGATTTTTATTGTATTCCTGTTATTTTCACTATCGTCATGGGCCGGTGAGGGGGGTATTTCTCTCGGCAGTACTCGGGTTATTTATCCAGCTGAGTCTAAGGGTGAGAGTCTTTCTGTTTTAAATTCATCAACAGCGAAGCGTTATTTGATTCAGTCTTGGGTGGAAAATGAATCAGGGAATAAAACGACCGATATTATCGTTACGCCGCCGTTATATAACAGCGCGCCAGGTAGCCAGAATCAGCTAAAAATTATCGCTACGCGTCCCGTTGGGCGGCCCGATCGTGAGCAACTTTATTACCTGAATGTGAAAAGTATTCCAGCTATTGACAGAAAAGAGATGGAGGGCAAAAACGCGCTTCTGGTGACGGTCAATACGAAGATAAAACTGTTTGTGCGCCCAAAAGGCTTATCGCTCTCCTTCGGAGAGGCTGCAAAAAAATTACAGTTTTATGCCGAAAAAAATCACCTGATCGCGGAAAACCCGACGCCATATTACCTGACGCTCACCAACATCCGGGCAGGCGGAAAACCCGTAACGAACTTGATGATCGCCCCCTTTAGCCGAATGGCTATTGCACCAGAAGCCGCGGCAGGCGTGACATATAGCGTGATTAATGATTTTGGTGGGCAGTCTGAAGATATTACTGCGACGGTGAAACAGGGACCATAA